Proteins found in one Amycolatopsis umgeniensis genomic segment:
- a CDS encoding Lrp/AsnC family transcriptional regulator has translation MIDRRLLEFLQEEGRITLSELGRRVSLSPAAVGERVKRLEADGTITGYAALVSPSGVGLGLRAFVRMAPHSGFTVRHPRTRKIMDRPEILELHHVVGEDCWILKIAVRDTSHLEDLLEDLSTLGATTTSIVMSSPIERRVLLPL, from the coding sequence GTGATCGATAGGCGACTCCTCGAGTTCCTCCAGGAGGAAGGGCGCATCACCCTGAGCGAGCTCGGGCGCCGCGTTTCGCTGAGCCCCGCCGCCGTCGGCGAACGGGTCAAACGGCTGGAGGCGGATGGCACGATCACCGGCTACGCGGCGCTCGTTTCACCGTCCGGGGTCGGCCTCGGGCTGCGGGCGTTCGTGCGGATGGCGCCGCACAGCGGGTTCACCGTCCGGCATCCGCGCACGCGGAAGATCATGGACCGCCCCGAAATCCTCGAACTGCACCATGTGGTGGGGGAGGACTGCTGGATCCTCAAGATCGCCGTCCGCGACACCTCGCATCTGGAAGATCTGCTCGAAGACCTGTCCACGCTGGGCGCCACGACGACGTCGATCGTCATGTCCAGTCCGATCGAACGGCGGGTGCTCCTGCCCTTGTGA
- a CDS encoding alpha/beta fold hydrolase, whose protein sequence is MRRILTTFVAALAFTIAVPAVASAAPTSGWNDWSCKPSAKHPEPVVLVHGLGGNATTNWFYHAPKLKNAGYCVYSLTYGGTVLGGQLFGGMASMRKSAVELGAFVDRVRSSTGAGKVDIVGHSEGTTMPAYYLKFEGGAEKVKHFVGFGSNFKGTSLNGLSGLAKAVLSLPGLDLLADGVCGACREYLAPSDFLDDLARDGVTVPGPTYTSIVSRHDRVVTPYTSGVLNEPGATDIVLQDRCGVDVSGHLSQAIDPNVTSLILKALDPAGAPAPKCVPFFAPL, encoded by the coding sequence ATGAGGAGGATCCTCACCACGTTCGTCGCGGCACTGGCATTCACGATCGCCGTCCCGGCGGTGGCGAGCGCGGCCCCGACGAGCGGCTGGAACGACTGGTCGTGCAAACCGAGCGCGAAGCACCCCGAGCCCGTCGTGCTGGTGCACGGCCTCGGCGGCAACGCGACGACCAACTGGTTCTACCACGCGCCGAAGCTCAAAAACGCCGGTTACTGCGTCTACTCGCTGACCTACGGCGGCACCGTCCTGGGTGGACAGTTGTTCGGCGGGATGGCCTCGATGCGCAAGAGCGCAGTCGAACTCGGCGCTTTCGTGGATCGCGTGCGGTCGAGCACCGGCGCGGGCAAGGTCGACATCGTCGGGCATTCCGAGGGTACGACGATGCCCGCGTACTACCTCAAATTCGAGGGCGGCGCGGAGAAGGTGAAGCATTTCGTCGGCTTCGGCTCGAACTTCAAGGGCACGTCGCTCAACGGCCTTTCCGGGCTGGCCAAGGCCGTGCTTTCGTTGCCCGGTCTCGATCTGCTCGCCGACGGCGTGTGCGGGGCGTGCCGCGAGTACCTCGCGCCGTCGGACTTCCTCGACGACCTCGCCCGTGACGGCGTGACCGTGCCGGGGCCGACGTACACGAGCATCGTGAGCCGCCACGATCGAGTGGTCACGCCGTACACCAGCGGTGTCCTGAACGAACCAGGCGCGACAGACATCGTGCTGCAGGACAGGTGCGGCGTGGACGTGTCCGGGCATCTGAGCCAGGCGATCGACCCGAACGTGACGAGCCTGATCCTCAAGGCGCTCGACCCGGCGGGCGCGCCCGCGCCGAAGTGCGTGCCGTTCTTCGCGCCGCTGTAG
- a CDS encoding DUF2203 family protein, giving the protein MGLFTVPEARAELARLRPVLDELVRLRADAAELAAALRPGGRETALGGMPEWKAAQARLDDLMTTVQRTGAELKGFAPLLIDFPAELDGADVLLCWLEGDPELCWYHRVDLGFAGRRRLPDRVAVVTEEIAADLFDGIAAHYDEDTFHGLVAEALVDGLGRTAPERVLDIATGTGVAAFAALRLEPGEVLAIDISPGMIAQAEAKAATRDPGKLITWQVASAVPSPVEDDGADAVLCASSLHFLGAAALRDWLRALRPGGRVGFSLPLASAFRPSEAFAAIVPTDLKLPETEDDAAELASEAGFTEVTVKRLDVESEDRVRSVFVVHATKP; this is encoded by the coding sequence ATGGGATTGTTCACCGTTCCTGAAGCCCGCGCCGAACTCGCCCGGCTACGCCCCGTGCTCGACGAGCTCGTCCGCCTGCGCGCCGACGCGGCCGAACTCGCCGCGGCCCTCCGCCCGGGCGGCCGCGAGACCGCGCTCGGCGGGATGCCGGAGTGGAAGGCCGCGCAGGCCCGCCTGGACGATCTGATGACCACCGTCCAGCGGACGGGCGCGGAGCTGAAGGGGTTCGCCCCGCTTCTGATCGACTTCCCCGCCGAACTCGACGGCGCCGACGTCCTGCTCTGCTGGCTCGAGGGCGACCCGGAACTGTGCTGGTACCACCGCGTGGATCTGGGTTTCGCCGGCAGACGCCGCCTCCCGGATAGGGTCGCCGTCGTGACCGAGGAGATCGCGGCGGACCTCTTCGACGGCATCGCCGCCCACTACGACGAAGACACCTTCCACGGCCTCGTGGCCGAAGCGCTCGTCGACGGCCTGGGCCGCACGGCTCCCGAACGCGTTCTCGACATCGCGACCGGGACCGGCGTGGCCGCGTTCGCCGCGCTGCGCCTGGAGCCGGGCGAAGTACTCGCGATCGACATCTCGCCGGGCATGATCGCCCAAGCCGAGGCGAAGGCCGCGACGCGCGATCCCGGCAAGCTCATCACCTGGCAGGTCGCCTCGGCCGTTCCGTCGCCGGTCGAGGACGACGGCGCCGACGCCGTGCTGTGCGCGTCCTCGCTGCATTTCCTCGGCGCGGCCGCGCTCCGCGACTGGCTGCGGGCGCTGCGCCCCGGCGGCCGGGTGGGCTTCAGCCTGCCACTGGCTTCGGCGTTCCGGCCGTCGGAGGCGTTCGCCGCGATCGTCCCCACCGACCTGAAACTGCCGGAAACCGAGGACGACGCGGCGGAACTGGCCTCCGAAGCGGGCTTCACCGAGGTGACCGTGAAGCGCCTCGACGTCGAGTCCGAGGACAGGGTCCGGTCGGTGTTCGTGGTGCACGCGACCAAACCCTGA
- a CDS encoding NADP-dependent isocitrate dehydrogenase → MAKIKVQGTVVELDGDEMTRIIWQFIKDKLVHPYLDLNLEYYDLGIEERDRTDDQITVDSANAIKKHGVGVKCATITPDEARVEEFGLKKMWLSPNGTIRNILGGVIFREPIVIQNIPRLVPGWTKPIIIGRHAHGDQYKATNFKVPGPGTLTISYTPDDGSEPMQFDVAKFPEGGGVAMGMYNYRKSIEDFARASLQYGLDREYPVYMSTKNTILKAYDGMFKDVFEEIYQAEFKADFDAKGISYEHRLIDDMVAAAMKWEGGYVWACKNYDGDVQSDTVAQGFGSLGLMTSVLRTPDGRTVEAEAAHGTVTRHYRQHQQGKPTSTNPIASIYAWTRGLEHRGKLDSNPELIGFANKLEQVVVETVESGKMTKDLALLISKEQAFQTTEEFLATLDENLAKKISQG, encoded by the coding sequence ATGGCCAAGATCAAGGTCCAGGGCACCGTCGTCGAGCTCGACGGCGATGAGATGACCCGCATCATTTGGCAGTTCATCAAGGACAAGCTGGTCCACCCCTACCTGGACCTCAACCTCGAGTACTACGACCTGGGCATCGAGGAGCGGGACCGCACCGACGACCAGATCACCGTCGATTCGGCCAACGCGATCAAGAAGCACGGCGTCGGCGTCAAGTGCGCCACGATCACGCCGGACGAGGCGCGTGTCGAAGAGTTCGGCCTGAAGAAGATGTGGCTCTCGCCCAACGGCACGATCCGCAACATCCTCGGCGGCGTGATCTTCCGCGAGCCGATCGTCATCCAGAACATCCCGCGCCTCGTGCCGGGCTGGACCAAGCCGATCATCATCGGCCGTCACGCGCACGGTGACCAGTACAAGGCGACCAACTTCAAGGTCCCCGGCCCCGGCACGCTGACCATCAGCTACACCCCGGACGACGGCTCCGAGCCGATGCAGTTCGACGTCGCGAAGTTCCCCGAGGGCGGCGGCGTCGCCATGGGCATGTACAACTACCGCAAGTCCATCGAGGACTTCGCGCGCGCCTCGCTGCAGTACGGCCTCGACCGTGAGTACCCGGTCTACATGTCGACCAAGAACACCATCCTGAAGGCCTACGACGGCATGTTCAAGGACGTGTTCGAGGAGATCTACCAGGCCGAGTTCAAGGCCGACTTCGACGCCAAGGGCATCTCCTACGAGCACCGCCTGATCGACGACATGGTCGCCGCGGCGATGAAGTGGGAGGGCGGCTACGTCTGGGCCTGCAAGAACTACGACGGTGACGTGCAGTCCGACACGGTCGCGCAGGGCTTCGGCTCGCTGGGCCTGATGACGTCGGTGCTGCGCACGCCGGACGGCCGGACCGTCGAGGCCGAGGCCGCGCACGGCACGGTGACCCGGCACTACCGCCAGCACCAGCAGGGCAAGCCGACCTCGACCAACCCGATCGCGTCCATCTACGCGTGGACCCGGGGCCTCGAGCACCGCGGCAAGCTGGACTCGAACCCGGAGCTGATCGGGTTCGCGAACAAGCTGGAGCAGGTCGTCGTCGAGACCGTCGAGAGCGGCAAGATGACCAAGGACCTCGCGCTGCTGATCAGCAAGGAGCAGGCGTTCCAGACCACCGAGGAGTTCCTCGCGACGCTGGACGAAAACCTGGCCAAGAAGATCTCCCAGGGCTGA
- a CDS encoding cold shock domain-containing protein produces MPQGTVRWFDAERGFGFLAPEDGSPDVFVHASEIVGDGAKVLREGQAVVFEVGENDRGPEALRVRVTADAATGSAVGLLGTVNWYEPGKGYGFASPDGGGADIFVHSSAIVTGGVVTEGQRVAFLIVEGERGPQAGHVIPLGPGAGSPAAAGIADGADGTVAWYDEDKGFGFINPDSGAGDVFVHARALAEGLTWLAEGDRVAYEVASGDKGPQARDVHLVRGAEPQTAPQRSAPAAAAGPAARDVPVRGGEGVVARYDDDRGFGFITPDAGGDDLFAHASVIMGSEPLQKGDRVRYAVRQSDRGPQADRVERL; encoded by the coding sequence ATGCCGCAAGGGACCGTCCGTTGGTTCGACGCCGAACGGGGATTCGGCTTCCTCGCGCCCGAGGACGGCTCGCCGGACGTGTTCGTGCACGCCTCCGAGATCGTCGGGGACGGCGCGAAAGTGCTCCGCGAGGGTCAGGCCGTCGTGTTCGAGGTCGGCGAGAACGACCGCGGGCCCGAGGCGCTGCGCGTTCGCGTTACCGCCGATGCGGCCACCGGCAGCGCCGTGGGCCTGCTCGGCACCGTCAACTGGTACGAGCCGGGCAAGGGGTACGGCTTCGCGTCGCCGGACGGTGGCGGCGCCGACATCTTCGTGCACAGCTCCGCCATCGTGACCGGCGGCGTGGTCACCGAGGGGCAGCGAGTGGCCTTCCTGATCGTCGAAGGCGAGCGCGGCCCGCAGGCCGGGCACGTGATCCCGCTGGGACCAGGGGCGGGCTCACCCGCTGCGGCTGGTATCGCGGACGGTGCCGACGGCACGGTGGCCTGGTACGACGAGGACAAGGGCTTTGGCTTCATCAACCCCGACTCCGGCGCCGGGGACGTCTTCGTTCACGCCCGGGCACTGGCCGAGGGGCTGACGTGGCTCGCGGAGGGCGACCGCGTCGCCTACGAGGTGGCCAGTGGAGACAAGGGCCCGCAGGCCCGCGACGTGCACCTGGTCCGGGGCGCCGAGCCCCAGACGGCGCCGCAGCGGTCGGCACCTGCCGCGGCCGCGGGGCCGGCGGCGCGGGACGTGCCCGTACGAGGCGGCGAGGGCGTCGTCGCGCGCTACGACGACGACCGCGGCTTCGGCTTCATCACCCCGGACGCGGGCGGCGACGATCTCTTCGCCCACGCGTCCGTGATCATGGGGTCGGAGCCGCTGCAGAAGGGCGACCGGGTCCGGTACGCGGTGCGTCAGAGCGACCGGGGCCCGCAGGCCGACCGCGTCGAACGCCTCTGA
- a CDS encoding MBL fold metallo-hydrolase produces the protein MSELTVLGSCGAWPEAGRACAGFLLVHEGFKIVLDLGYGAASRLFGHCPGGRVDAVVVTHEHPDHCADVSALGRARAYGLPDEPKIPLHCTPGTVRRLEAMEPRPHPTTIFDVCDLGPPREVGPFRMTTFPLPHHVPNHGVRLTAPGLTVAYTGDSGPSPLLAELARDADLLIADATLQGPSPEDTPRLVSTAGEAGYWAERGGARRLLLTHFWPGSDREVSVAEARAEFSGEVLAAEEGAHLRLAG, from the coding sequence ATGAGCGAGCTGACCGTGCTGGGCAGCTGCGGCGCTTGGCCGGAAGCCGGCCGGGCCTGCGCCGGATTCCTCCTGGTCCACGAGGGTTTCAAGATCGTGCTCGACCTCGGATACGGGGCCGCGTCACGGCTGTTCGGCCACTGCCCCGGCGGCCGGGTCGACGCGGTGGTGGTGACGCACGAACATCCCGATCACTGCGCCGACGTGAGCGCGCTCGGCCGTGCCCGCGCCTACGGGCTGCCGGACGAGCCGAAGATCCCGCTGCACTGCACGCCGGGGACGGTGCGGCGGCTCGAAGCGATGGAGCCGCGGCCGCATCCGACGACGATTTTCGACGTCTGCGACCTCGGCCCGCCACGCGAGGTCGGGCCGTTCCGGATGACCACGTTCCCGCTGCCGCACCATGTGCCGAACCACGGGGTCCGGCTGACCGCGCCGGGGCTCACCGTCGCCTACACCGGCGACAGCGGGCCCAGCCCGCTCCTGGCGGAGCTGGCACGCGACGCCGACCTGCTCATCGCCGACGCCACGCTGCAGGGCCCGTCTCCCGAGGACACGCCGCGGCTGGTGTCGACGGCGGGCGAGGCCGGGTACTGGGCCGAGCGCGGCGGCGCCCGGCGGCTGCTGCTGACCCACTTCTGGCCCGGTTCCGACCGCGAGGTCTCGGTGGCCGAGGCGAGGGCGGAGTTCAGCGGCGAGGTGCTGGCGGCCGAGGAGGGCGCCCACCTGCGTTTAGCGGGCTAA
- a CDS encoding SRPBCC family protein: MKQVQSRVITPKPIDEVYAYLADFTNQPEWRFDVISCSLAAGTGGEPGAKYQQRVKPRGKEIGSEVELTRADEPTEVAFRTLDRGPVTVSGAWHLKSIGTGTEVICDVTIETRGFLRLLEFSMGPSLQKISDRYEQDLSARLNP, translated from the coding sequence ATGAAGCAGGTCCAGAGCCGGGTCATCACCCCGAAGCCGATCGACGAGGTCTACGCCTACCTCGCCGACTTCACCAACCAGCCTGAGTGGCGGTTCGACGTGATCTCGTGCTCGCTCGCCGCGGGCACGGGTGGCGAACCGGGGGCGAAGTACCAGCAGCGGGTGAAACCGCGCGGCAAGGAGATCGGCAGCGAAGTCGAGCTGACCCGCGCCGACGAGCCGACCGAAGTCGCGTTCCGCACGCTGGATCGGGGGCCGGTCACCGTGTCGGGTGCCTGGCATCTGAAGAGCATCGGCACCGGGACCGAGGTGATCTGCGACGTCACCATCGAAACGCGCGGATTCCTGCGGTTGCTGGAGTTCAGCATGGGCCCGTCACTGCAGAAGATCTCGGATCGCTACGAACAAGACCTCTCCGCGCGCCTCAACCCCTGA
- a CDS encoding exodeoxyribonuclease III, translating into MRRVLTVSTVNVNGLRAAAKKGFIEWLGATEADVVACQEVRAELKELPAGAAAPEGWHVVHAPSVQKGRNGVMLFSRAEPEEVRIGFGEPEFEDSGRYAEIHLPNVVVASLYLPSGDVGTPRQDEKERFMAAFLPYLVDLRAKAAADGREVVVVGDWNIAYENTDLKNWRGNQKSSGFLPEEREWLGRVFSEAGYVDVQRKLDPEGPGPYTWWSYRGKAFDNDSGWRIDCQIATPGLAERCTSVVVERAESYDQRWSDHAPVTATYSG; encoded by the coding sequence GTGCGAAGGGTGCTGACCGTCTCCACTGTGAATGTCAACGGCCTCCGCGCCGCCGCGAAAAAAGGCTTCATCGAGTGGCTCGGCGCCACCGAGGCCGACGTCGTCGCCTGCCAGGAGGTCCGGGCCGAGCTCAAAGAGCTCCCGGCCGGTGCCGCCGCGCCCGAAGGCTGGCACGTGGTGCACGCGCCGTCGGTACAGAAGGGGCGCAACGGCGTCATGCTGTTCAGCCGCGCCGAGCCGGAAGAGGTCCGCATCGGTTTCGGCGAGCCCGAATTCGAGGACAGCGGCCGCTACGCCGAGATCCACCTGCCGAACGTCGTGGTCGCGAGCCTGTACCTGCCCAGCGGTGACGTCGGCACCCCGCGCCAGGACGAGAAAGAGCGCTTCATGGCGGCGTTCTTGCCGTACCTCGTCGACCTGCGTGCCAAGGCGGCGGCCGACGGCCGTGAGGTCGTCGTCGTGGGTGACTGGAACATCGCCTACGAGAACACCGACCTGAAGAACTGGCGCGGCAACCAGAAGAGCTCGGGCTTCCTTCCGGAGGAGCGGGAGTGGCTCGGCCGTGTGTTCAGCGAGGCCGGGTATGTCGACGTGCAGCGCAAACTGGATCCGGAAGGCCCCGGCCCGTACACCTGGTGGTCGTACCGCGGGAAGGCGTTCGACAACGACTCGGGCTGGCGCATCGACTGCCAGATCGCCACTCCCGGTCTCGCCGAGCGCTGCACCTCCGTCGTGGTCGAGCGCGCCGAGTCCTACGACCAGCGCTGGTCGGATCACGCCCCCGTGACAGCGACCTATTCCGGCTGA
- a CDS encoding nucleotidyltransferase domain-containing protein: MSRLDLFGSAVSDRFDLVSSDVDVLVEFDAGPGFDYFGTYFDLKEGLERILGRPVDLVNVTSIRNPYFKQQVLETRELLGCRMRRFERCTG, translated from the coding sequence GTGAGCCGCCTCGATTTGTTCGGCTCTGCCGTGAGTGACAGGTTCGACCTGGTGTCCAGTGACGTCGACGTGCTCGTCGAGTTCGACGCAGGGCCTGGGTTTGACTACTTCGGTACATACTTCGATCTGAAGGAAGGCCTTGAGCGGATACTGGGCCGCCCTGTAGACCTCGTCAACGTGACCAGCATTCGCAATCCCTACTTCAAGCAGCAGGTGCTGGAGACCCGGGAGCTTCTCGGTTGCAGGATGCGTAGGTTCGAGCGGTGCACCGGCTAA
- a CDS encoding cupin domain-containing protein → MTQRIETREPVLVRAAEAETVGAAPTLVTLLADVSTTGGVMSSARTQLGAGADGAAPHYHTSSSEMFFMLGGELEVLVGEEIVTVSEGDMLLVPPLTTHAFRAAVGSSADVLIVFIPGVERFGYFRLLEKVGHGKATVQDLLDSQEEFDNHFVESPVWTESAKTRQ, encoded by the coding sequence ATGACTCAGCGCATCGAAACCCGTGAACCCGTCCTCGTCCGTGCCGCCGAAGCCGAGACCGTCGGCGCGGCCCCCACACTCGTCACGCTGCTCGCCGACGTCTCGACCACAGGCGGGGTGATGAGCAGCGCGAGAACACAACTGGGCGCCGGCGCCGATGGAGCGGCGCCGCACTACCACACCAGCTCGTCCGAGATGTTCTTCATGCTCGGCGGAGAGCTGGAAGTCCTTGTGGGAGAAGAGATCGTCACCGTTTCCGAGGGCGACATGCTCCTCGTCCCTCCGTTGACCACGCACGCTTTCCGCGCGGCGGTGGGTTCATCGGCGGACGTGCTGATCGTGTTCATCCCCGGCGTGGAACGGTTCGGCTATTTCCGGCTGCTGGAAAAAGTCGGCCACGGCAAGGCGACCGTCCAAGATCTCTTGGACAGCCAGGAAGAATTCGACAACCACTTCGTCGAAAGTCCAGTGTGGACGGAGAGCGCGAAGACCCGTCAGTAA
- a CDS encoding MarR family transcriptional regulator — MSEERNVDAIDAVVGAWRRERPDLDLAAIGIAGRLGRAVLLTTPMVEAVFAKHGLKQGEFDVLAALRRSGKPYTLIPSELSATLMMSRAGMTSRIDRLESAGLVERALDPEDRRSFRVTLTERGFEVVDAAMTEHTANVAKLLSPLGDDLEVLDASLRRLLSSLE; from the coding sequence GTGAGTGAAGAGCGAAACGTGGACGCGATCGACGCGGTGGTCGGCGCCTGGCGGCGGGAACGGCCGGATTTGGACTTGGCCGCGATCGGGATCGCCGGGCGGCTCGGCCGGGCGGTGCTGCTGACCACGCCGATGGTGGAGGCCGTGTTCGCGAAACACGGCTTGAAGCAAGGGGAGTTCGACGTGCTCGCGGCGCTCAGGCGATCCGGGAAGCCGTACACGCTCATCCCGTCCGAGCTGTCCGCGACGCTGATGATGTCCAGGGCCGGGATGACCAGCCGGATCGACCGGCTCGAGTCGGCGGGGCTGGTCGAGCGCGCGCTCGACCCCGAGGATCGGCGCAGTTTCCGTGTCACGCTGACCGAGCGTGGGTTCGAAGTCGTCGACGCCGCGATGACCGAGCACACCGCGAACGTCGCGAAGCTGCTTTCGCCGCTAGGTGACGACCTCGAAGTCCTGGACGCCTCGCTGCGGCGGCTGCTGAGCTCTCTCGAGTGA
- a CDS encoding glycoside hydrolase family 19 protein, whose amino-acid sequence MSLRRILAAVAATFAATTVAVVVPAQSASAADCVAPWNASSVYWGGNTASHNGHNWSAKWWTQNETPGSAQVWADQGACGGGTTNPPNPSGFVVSEAQFNQMFPSRNAFYTYNGLVTALSAYPAFAGTGSDTIKKQEAAAFLANVSHETGGLVHVVEQNQANYPHYCDTSQSYGCPAGNAAYYGRGPIQLSWNFNYKAAGDALGLPLLTNPWLVQNDAAVAWKTGIWYWMTQNGPGTMTPHNAMVNSRGFGETIRSINGSLECNGGNPGQVQSRVSKYQQFTGILGVNPGGNLSC is encoded by the coding sequence ATGTCTCTTCGACGTATTCTCGCGGCGGTCGCCGCCACCTTCGCCGCCACCACGGTCGCCGTGGTCGTCCCGGCCCAATCCGCCTCCGCCGCGGACTGCGTGGCGCCGTGGAACGCGAGCTCGGTCTACTGGGGCGGCAACACCGCCTCGCACAACGGGCACAACTGGTCCGCGAAGTGGTGGACGCAGAACGAAACCCCCGGCTCGGCACAGGTCTGGGCTGATCAGGGCGCTTGCGGCGGCGGCACGACCAACCCGCCGAACCCGTCCGGCTTCGTGGTCAGCGAAGCCCAGTTCAACCAGATGTTCCCGAGCCGGAACGCCTTCTACACCTACAACGGCCTCGTCACCGCCCTCAGCGCGTACCCGGCCTTCGCGGGCACCGGCAGCGACACCATCAAGAAGCAGGAAGCGGCCGCCTTCCTGGCGAACGTGAGCCACGAGACCGGCGGCCTGGTGCACGTCGTCGAGCAGAACCAGGCCAACTACCCGCACTACTGCGACACGAGCCAGTCCTACGGCTGCCCGGCGGGCAACGCCGCGTACTACGGCCGCGGCCCGATCCAGCTGAGCTGGAACTTCAACTACAAGGCCGCCGGCGACGCGCTGGGCCTGCCCCTGTTGACCAATCCGTGGCTGGTGCAGAACGACGCGGCGGTCGCCTGGAAGACCGGCATCTGGTACTGGATGACGCAGAACGGCCCCGGCACGATGACCCCGCACAACGCGATGGTCAACAGCCGAGGCTTCGGCGAGACCATCCGCAGCATCAACGGGAGCCTCGAGTGCAACGGCGGCAACCCCGGTCAGGTCCAGAGCCGCGTGAGCAAGTACCAGCAGTTCACCGGAATCCTCGGCGTCAACCCCGGCGGCAACCTGTCCTGCTGA
- a CDS encoding S1 family peptidase produces the protein MKARSLLMGLAIAAAAVFTLPGAATAAEPTGGVQPNIVGGGNATQVYSFMVSQQSSGGGHQCGGSLISSTWVVTAKHCGTPYQVRVGTTNRTSGGTVARVAQRIAHPSADLALLRLSTAVSQAPVTIASASGAVGTATRIIGWGQTCAPQGGCGAPITLQQLDTSIVADNRCLGISGASEICTNNPGGNKGACYGDSGGPQVKQVNGVWQLVGATSRAGNNSSTCATGPSIYVDVPYFRSWIRTNSGV, from the coding sequence ATGAAGGCACGATCCCTGCTGATGGGCTTGGCCATCGCGGCTGCGGCCGTGTTCACCCTCCCCGGCGCCGCGACGGCGGCCGAGCCCACCGGCGGCGTCCAGCCGAACATCGTCGGCGGCGGCAACGCGACGCAGGTCTATTCGTTCATGGTGTCCCAGCAGTCGAGCGGCGGCGGACACCAGTGTGGTGGGTCATTGATCAGCTCGACCTGGGTGGTCACCGCGAAGCACTGCGGCACGCCGTACCAGGTGCGGGTCGGAACCACGAACCGCACCAGCGGCGGCACCGTGGCCCGCGTGGCCCAGCGGATCGCCCACCCGAGCGCCGACCTGGCGCTGCTGCGTCTCTCGACGGCGGTTTCGCAGGCGCCGGTCACGATCGCCAGCGCGTCCGGGGCCGTCGGCACCGCGACGCGGATCATCGGCTGGGGCCAGACCTGCGCCCCGCAGGGCGGCTGCGGTGCCCCGATCACCCTGCAGCAGCTGGACACCTCGATCGTCGCCGACAACCGTTGCCTCGGCATCAGCGGCGCGAGCGAGATCTGCACCAACAACCCCGGCGGGAACAAGGGCGCCTGCTACGGCGACTCGGGCGGCCCGCAGGTGAAGCAGGTCAACGGTGTCTGGCAGCTGGTCGGCGCCACCAGCCGCGCGGGGAACAACAGCAGCACCTGTGCGACCGGGCCGTCGATCTACGTGGACGTCCCCTACTTCCGCAGCTGGATCCGCACCAACTCCGGAGTCTGA
- the trpS gene encoding tryptophan--tRNA ligase: MSDELKRPRVLSGIQPTADSFHLGNYLGALRQWVRLQDTHDTFYMVVDLHAITVEQDPKVLRDRTRRSAAQLLALGVDPARSALFVQSQVPEHAQLSWVLECQTGFGEASRMTQFKDKAAKQGTDRASVGLFTYPVLQAADILLYQANEVPVGEDQRQHLELTRNLAQRFNNRYGKTFTVPEPHIVKDTAKIYDLQDPTAKMSKSSSTGNGLIELLEDPKKSAKKVRSAVTDTGREIVFDAENKPGVSNLLTILSALTDQPVAELVTAYEGKGYGDLKKGVAEAFVEWATPVQERVQSYMDDVAELDKALALGAERAREVASVTLRNVYENIGFLPPAG; the protein is encoded by the coding sequence GTGTCCGACGAACTGAAGCGCCCGCGGGTGCTCTCCGGGATCCAGCCGACCGCCGACTCGTTCCACCTGGGCAACTACCTGGGTGCGCTGCGGCAATGGGTGCGGCTGCAGGACACCCACGACACCTTCTACATGGTCGTCGACCTGCACGCGATCACCGTCGAGCAGGACCCGAAGGTGCTGCGCGACCGCACGCGCCGCTCGGCCGCGCAGCTGCTCGCGCTCGGCGTCGACCCGGCCCGCAGCGCGCTGTTCGTCCAGAGCCAGGTGCCCGAGCACGCCCAGCTGAGCTGGGTGCTGGAGTGCCAGACCGGGTTCGGCGAGGCGAGCCGGATGACGCAGTTCAAGGACAAGGCCGCGAAGCAGGGCACGGATCGCGCCAGCGTCGGCCTCTTCACCTACCCGGTCCTGCAGGCCGCGGACATCCTGCTGTACCAGGCGAACGAGGTCCCCGTCGGCGAGGACCAGCGTCAGCACCTGGAGCTGACGCGCAACCTCGCGCAGCGCTTCAACAACCGCTACGGCAAGACGTTCACCGTGCCGGAGCCGCATATCGTCAAGGACACGGCGAAGATCTACGACCTGCAGGACCCGACCGCGAAGATGAGCAAGTCCTCGTCGACCGGCAACGGCCTCATCGAGCTGCTCGAAGACCCGAAGAAGTCGGCGAAGAAGGTGCGCTCGGCGGTCACCGACACCGGCCGCGAGATCGTTTTCGACGCCGAGAACAAGCCGGGCGTCTCGAACCTGCTGACGATCCTCTCCGCGCTGACCGACCAGCCGGTCGCCGAACTCGTCACCGCCTACGAAGGCAAGGGCTACGGCGACCTGAAAAAAGGTGTCGCCGAGGCGTTCGTCGAGTGGGCCACGCCGGTGCAGGAACGCGTCCAGTCGTACATGGACGACGTCGCCGAGCTCGACAAGGCGTTGGCCCTCGGTGCGGAGAGGGCGCGGGAGGTCGCTTCGGTGACTTTGCGGAACGTCTACGAGAACATCGGGTTCCTTCCCCCGGCAGGCTGA